ATATAACTCAGTGATCGAGAGTGCACATACATCAAAATAGGCCAAagaattaaaggaaaaatcaatgtGTTATGAGAATTAACCTTTGTCTTTTCAGCCTTGAAATGAGTAATTATCTTGAGAATGAGAGTGTGGAGTGTTGGTGAGCTCCTGAATAGGCACAGTAATCCTCTGATGTTATTTTTGTCAAGTACAGTATGCAACTTCATTGTTTTCAGGTTGTGAAAGGGATGTAGAGAAATGGTGGAATAATGATTGTTTGATAGAATCTGCAACAACAGATGAGGTTCTTAGAACCATAAGGCCGTAGAGCAATGGTAGAATAATGATAATCCTATAGAATATGCAGCAACAGAAATATTCTTGTGTGTTTCATACTATTTAAAGAAACCCCAAGAGGTTGGTCCTCTCTTGAGACTATTGAGATAAGGAGTTGAAGAAAAAGTCCACTGATATACATTGCCCAAGAAATTAAAATTCCCTAGTGTGTGGTTTCAACTCTCTACAAGAAAAATGCTATGATCTATAGTTGAATTTGACTTTGAAAGCAGAAtcatgattataaaataaatttcataagaTATGGACCAACTTGTAAAATCTATGGAAAAAGACTTGCATATTGTTAGCATATGCATATCTCTTAAGATTAGACAATAATTTTGTCAATGAAATTACCAAATTGTAGAACACTTTTTATAGAACTTGGAAAAAGGATATTTTGACTCAACAAATCATGCAAAAcctttttatcacaatattatATTGTAAATTTCTTCCACAACCTTGAAAAAGTTCTTAAGACATCAAAATGGTGtaacaaattcttaaatttcCAAACCAAGGTCAACCTACTACACTTCgaacttttttcaaaattgctCTCAAAGGTTATGTTATGCAATAGTATTATTTACATTTCAaggtaggaaaagaaaaggaaaagagagagggAGCTTAAAGGTTTTGCAAATAGAGTGCCTTAGATATTTAGATTCCGTTTGGGAAATGTTTTccaagaatagtttttaaaaattatccttTAATGTTTTATGGaacctatttttatatttttaattatgtttttaaaataatttttatataaaaaaaaatgtttttaatcattcttcatatttatataacaattttttttttcaaaataactcATAGATAactagtgaaaacaactaaaaatgttctctaaaaactattatattttttatatttttatttttaaaaatataaaactgtttctgttttttaattttcaagcttattttccttccttttttttttctctctcaatgaaagaaaattattttaaaaaatagtagcCAATCAGGAACTTATTATTTGGTGGGGAGAATAGGAAGCAATTAATTGTGGAAAATGGAAGTAAAAATAACTTGGGAACTTGAAAACCTTCAAGAGTAGGCATTGAATTTTCCATGGCTCTAATATTTAGGAACTGTCTTTAAAAAGATGACCCCTATCAATATTTAAGTAATTAATCTCCACTTTTCCTTTCTCCTCCATGCATGACCTTCTCTTTAACTTCATTCTATGCTTCATAAAAACATAGCAAAtccatcaaaatatttttagtataaatgcTTGGAATGATAAAAATACCTGAATGCATTGGCTTTGGAGGGTTAAACAATGAGCATGAGAGAGGCCAGAGAGAATATTTGACACGCTCTTATACTTCTCTGCTCTTGTGTCCTCATCAAGCGCAAAGAACCCGATAAAGGCCTCTTCCATTGAAGCTAAATTCTCTAGACAACTTGTCTCAGTAATGGCGTTGTGTTCCCAGTGCATAACCCTAAGTCTGGGCGCTATAATCTTCACCCAACTCTTCTCACTAGAAGATTCAAAGCAACTCACCACCCTCAACCTCTCCAATCTTGGACCTGATACAGTCAATCCATGGAGCTGAAAACAATTCTCTACTGTTAAATCTTGGAGGACTCGGCAGCCAACATCAAGAAACTTTATTCCACGGCAACTGTCCAGAGTCAGTTTCCTGAGGACTGGAAATGCAGAACCCGCGAACAAGTCAAGAAGATAATGCTTCTTGTAGAAGACCATATGGGAAAGAGATAAAGTCTGCAGAGATTGAAAACCACCTTTCATTACCATCGAAGGTGGCAGCCTAAAACCAGGAGGACGAAACTTCAATGATAAAGCCTTCAAGGATTCGCTCATCACGACGCAGCGGGGGAGATTGAAGTAATCGTCGGTGCAAACGTCGATATCAAGGTCTTGAACGTTATGCCTTATTGCACTACGGATCAGACCATTCAACCTCGAAAACCCTAGATGTGCCCGGAAGCGTAGAACCCTTATGTCTGAGCCTCTCTGGCGGGCCGCTAGAGTCTGGCTGATGCAGTCCAGAGTGTTAGGGTTGGGAGAAACCGAGCTTCGGCCGCCGCAGGAATCGAAATAATAGCAGGACATGCAATGTGGGTTGAGGGTGGTGAAGTCCAGATCAGGAAAAGATGACCAGAGAAGCCTCCACCGTTTGGACAACACGCTGGTTTGGGCAATGGTTTTGATGGGGAGGAGGAGAAGAATTTGGTGGAGAACGGCATCTGGGAGATGAGTAATTCGATCAATGGCTGTATGGGATTCAGATTGGGCTTGCAGAAGTCTCTTTCTCTTTGAAGATCTGGTCtccatggatttttatttttccccttttcctttttgggtTTTTCTGTATCTTCCTCCTATCTCTGTTGTGATGAAGAGAGAAAGTTTGGATTAGGGTTTGAAATGTTCAATGATCAGTATATatcctgaattttttttctatatatcttgtttttttctttttgatttttgatataaattgtaatatatactttaatatattaattctaaaattttatttttgggattttCACAAAACTTCTTCAATTTAATCTTAAAagatttgaaggaaaaaaaaaagaaaaaagaaaaaaaaaaaaaagaaatatgcaaattatttaaatttgataatttcttctgtatgtttttctaaattttttttttcatttttttttcttatgtaatTAAAGAgatgagaatttgaaaatacaaatggttttaaatcattttcatcctaatttattttttggtaaaatatatacaatattctAAAGTATTTTCCTTActcttttttttcacatttgtattttctatattaatCTAATTTCTCATTTAGAACTTTCTATGATTTAAAGAAAGCATTCTAttgatttcatttatatttcttctctttcatGAATATTAAGAAGAAATGGGTACATTTTACTATAATTTagtattaaaatgaataatcaaTCATTAATTTACAATGTATATATACTTGTCAATGTGCTTAGTGTTTTACTATATGTAGCAAATTTGCTATATACATTATTCTAATtatgttataattttaaatgGGTATCATTAcatgtaaatatatattttttaaatattacaaaatttccatattttgataataattttttttttatattaatgttttATCTATTAGCTAAATATATAAGTTACAATTTAACTTGATTTATTCacaatgaaaattgaaatatgaaCCGTCAAGACCAGATCGATTGTCAATTACTTGTaagaataaaagtctatttgacaACTTAAATATGACAAAtgcaaaatttttcaaaatattttttatattttcaattattataacattttacagaaacaaatgaaaacactTAAATCTGATTCTTAAAAAACTATTTGTTTAgagaacaaattctcaaaaaactatttgttataaaaaatttgtctAGGTTATTTCGGAggtggaaaattattttttcttttaatgaaaaaaaaaactattttcaaaaataatttcatggccaaaacttttttctaaatttaatattaactaatataactatttgattaatttgttaaaagagtttataacataaaaaaaaagtttgtataaaatttttttacttaaaccCGTATAAAAAGTTAT
The window above is part of the Vitis riparia cultivar Riparia Gloire de Montpellier isolate 1030 chromosome 12, EGFV_Vit.rip_1.0, whole genome shotgun sequence genome. Proteins encoded here:
- the LOC117927251 gene encoding putative F-box/FBD/LRR-repeat protein At4g03220 is translated as METRSSKRKRLLQAQSESHTAIDRITHLPDAVLHQILLLLPIKTIAQTSVLSKRWRLLWSSFPDLDFTTLNPHCMSCYYFDSCGGRSSVSPNPNTLDCISQTLAARQRGSDIRVLRFRAHLGFSRLNGLIRSAIRHNVQDLDIDVCTDDYFNLPRCVVMSESLKALSLKFRPPGFRLPPSMVMKGGFQSLQTLSLSHMVFYKKHYLLDLFAGSAFPVLRKLTLDSCRGIKFLDVGCRVLQDLTVENCFQLHGLTVSGPRLERLRVVSCFESSSEKSWVKIIAPRLRVMHWEHNAITETSCLENLASMEEAFIGFFALDEDTRAEKYKSVSNILSGLSHAHCLTLQSQCIQILSNNHYSTISLHPFHNLKTMKLHTVLDKNNIRGLLCLFRSSPTLHTLILKIITHFKAEKTKAWNKALWDHMSSSEQEQYWESRSQTFKSFLQHLKVVRMEGLVESENEIGLIKFLLKHGMALQEMILCSGHSNSRDPVRRHEIRSQMMGFSWASSNAKLAFH